The Shewanella sp. MTB7 genome includes a window with the following:
- a CDS encoding FHA domain-containing protein yields MAYIIDPVSSSKIYLYAHHSFGRLAYSVNTLISQPDISKIHAIIEWNNGIWSIRDISTNGCWLNKIKIFSNKRYPLKAGDKINFASLDNQEYRLESVDAPADLLIPCTSQDSKHLEQAITLGEYNLLPQENPELALFRDRKMETWKVSSIDCETDDSCTLAEDEIIEFQQQKWQLHLSHLEPLTQALQASQLTLEDITFDFYLSLDEEVSQLKVHTPESILDLHVRSHHYLTLNLARYRSLSAEQGLDESEQGWVYAEQLVKDLGIEIHHLNIQIHRARKQFSDSINVNDAEYIIQRQAGKIRFGSTHFNIYKGHKLECGLHQTNKLSSVDTQVQYETKLQ; encoded by the coding sequence ATGGCGTATATTATTGATCCAGTATCAAGTTCCAAAATTTATCTCTATGCTCACCACAGCTTTGGACGGTTAGCTTATTCCGTTAATACATTAATCAGTCAACCTGATATCTCAAAAATCCATGCAATCATAGAGTGGAATAATGGCATTTGGTCCATTAGGGATATCAGCACTAACGGCTGTTGGCTGAATAAGATAAAAATCTTTAGCAATAAACGATATCCTCTCAAAGCAGGGGATAAAATCAACTTTGCCTCTCTGGATAATCAAGAGTATCGCTTAGAGAGTGTTGACGCTCCAGCCGATCTTCTTATTCCTTGCACAAGCCAAGACAGCAAGCATCTTGAGCAAGCCATCACACTTGGAGAGTATAATCTTCTCCCTCAAGAAAACCCTGAACTGGCGCTATTTCGCGACAGAAAAATGGAGACATGGAAAGTGTCATCGATTGACTGTGAAACCGATGACAGCTGCACACTGGCAGAAGATGAAATAATCGAATTTCAACAGCAGAAGTGGCAACTACACCTTAGCCATCTGGAGCCATTAACCCAAGCGCTGCAAGCCTCACAATTAACCCTTGAAGATATCACTTTCGATTTTTATCTGAGTTTAGATGAAGAGGTATCACAACTAAAAGTGCATACCCCTGAATCAATCTTAGATCTCCATGTACGAAGTCATCACTATTTAACCCTGAATTTAGCCAGATACCGTTCATTAAGTGCTGAACAGGGGTTAGATGAGTCAGAACAGGGCTGGGTGTATGCTGAGCAACTCGTGAAAGATCTGGGAATAGAGATCCATCATCTTAATATTCAAATCCATAGAGCCAGAAAACAGTTCAGTGACAGCATTAATGTTAATGACGCCGAATATATAATTCAAAGACAGGCAGGAAAAATTCGCTTTGGCAGCACCCATTTTAATATTTATAAGGGCCATAAACTTGAGTGTGGCTTGCATCAAACGAATAAGCTTTCATCAGTAGATACTCAAGTGCAATATGAAACGAAACTCCAATAA
- a CDS encoding serine/threonine-protein kinase produces MKHNVPSLPPKLPEFISDNYTLTEMLGEGGMGTVYLAKDTRLHRTVAIKVLHRVPEQQTLTSPQIQALDEARSLAKVNHPNIVQIYDVLVHQDQVALVMEYLSGKTLQQFQNEQVTTLIQKLQILHQISLGLDAAHHVGIVHCDLKASNIIITAHSDDNSVTAKVVDFGIAQTQQLIRDTQALTPTSTLNESLASQGSKIAMSPEQLAGQPINHLSDLFSFGLLAYNFISGHHPFGTGSINQIGDSIINQNPRDASELIPNIPPALASLLNQLLQKQPADRVQSAKQVADKIKQIIIALTQEEILQQQTVANAPVYDSLTANKEALNPTGIANVFNRVSKRGIVLITTFISVLVILLLTSYPSLLALMNTAPSSATIKHQVVVIPPTLESTNLTDTAESNLLMATMDDAIRQYIIHNDAMQLISSAEVDAIEGGINAIGNYTGATDILTSEINCDITRCNITLSRLNKSSNSQRWTVSEQDHWPTILQNFYATHNDTQLKVAKLFSDNQPREQVNQQISEQDYLTYIDLYSTMLLEGKVTPELMQSLATLIKKTPYLYSAYSLYRESALSFYTSTNDEKFFHLFKEILDQSPPEYRYSVEQAIDKFTIYASINEFDKAHTQLNIAKQRGANKATFIEFQAYFFLASNQLDLAISTYQKALSLRPSTKLLYNLALSYWWQSDSKHTKKTLKTLLSINPKHYFANQLLADISLIEGDLEQAIALYRPLVATNHQSIDFSNLGLSYALSGQYQQALQMAQLAVDTSPNHPNWILNLADIQLILGKTNQAHVHYQQVLNLNQGLETRSARLQRAQAYVHIGEHRAAIKALNQLKKISTNDGEVFFVAALIYTRIGEHISALSQVEEALNSNIGAAWFNLPWFDSLCEIPKFNQLLEEADKLERCQLKN; encoded by the coding sequence TTGAAGCACAACGTTCCCTCACTCCCGCCTAAACTGCCTGAATTTATCTCAGACAATTATACGCTCACCGAGATGCTCGGTGAGGGAGGCATGGGAACCGTCTACCTAGCAAAAGACACTCGGCTACACAGAACCGTCGCCATCAAGGTGCTCCATCGTGTTCCTGAGCAGCAGACACTGACATCGCCACAAATTCAAGCGTTAGATGAAGCCCGATCACTCGCTAAGGTAAATCACCCTAATATTGTTCAGATCTATGACGTGTTGGTGCACCAAGATCAAGTGGCATTGGTGATGGAGTATTTAAGCGGCAAAACACTGCAACAGTTTCAAAATGAGCAGGTAACAACTCTCATTCAAAAACTGCAGATATTGCACCAGATAAGCTTAGGTCTCGATGCTGCCCATCACGTTGGAATTGTCCATTGCGATCTCAAAGCGTCTAACATCATTATCACAGCTCATTCTGATGACAACAGTGTAACCGCTAAGGTTGTTGATTTCGGCATTGCCCAAACTCAACAATTGATAAGAGATACTCAAGCGCTGACTCCTACATCTACTTTAAATGAAAGCCTAGCCAGTCAAGGCAGTAAAATAGCCATGTCCCCAGAGCAACTAGCCGGTCAGCCGATAAACCACTTAAGTGATCTCTTCTCTTTTGGGCTACTAGCGTACAATTTTATCTCAGGTCATCACCCTTTCGGTACAGGCTCTATCAATCAAATCGGTGACAGCATCATTAATCAAAATCCCCGTGATGCATCTGAGCTGATACCTAACATTCCACCAGCATTAGCAAGTTTACTCAATCAGCTTCTGCAGAAGCAGCCAGCAGACAGAGTTCAAAGTGCCAAGCAGGTGGCTGATAAAATAAAGCAAATCATTATCGCTCTAACCCAAGAGGAGATACTACAACAACAAACTGTTGCCAATGCACCAGTATATGATTCATTAACTGCAAATAAAGAAGCGCTAAACCCGACTGGTATAGCGAATGTATTCAATCGAGTGTCAAAGAGAGGTATCGTCTTAATCACTACATTCATCAGCGTACTGGTTATATTACTTCTGACAAGTTATCCATCACTATTAGCCTTAATGAATACCGCACCATCGAGCGCAACGATTAAGCATCAAGTGGTAGTTATTCCTCCAACGCTTGAAAGCACGAACTTAACCGATACAGCAGAATCCAATCTTCTCATGGCAACCATGGACGATGCCATTAGGCAGTACATCATACACAATGACGCGATGCAGTTAATCTCAAGCGCAGAGGTAGATGCCATCGAGGGTGGTATCAATGCCATCGGCAACTATACCGGCGCGACAGATATCCTCACCAGTGAAATCAACTGCGATATCACCCGCTGCAATATTACTCTCTCACGATTGAATAAGAGCTCAAACTCTCAGCGCTGGACAGTGTCAGAGCAGGATCACTGGCCCACGATATTGCAGAACTTCTACGCCACCCACAACGATACTCAGCTGAAAGTAGCTAAGCTATTTTCGGATAACCAGCCTAGAGAACAGGTAAATCAGCAAATTAGTGAACAAGATTACCTGACTTATATTGATCTTTATTCAACAATGTTACTCGAAGGGAAAGTGACGCCAGAATTGATGCAATCTTTAGCTACATTAATTAAGAAAACCCCTTACCTCTATTCCGCCTATTCGCTATATAGAGAAAGTGCATTAAGTTTTTATACCAGTACTAATGATGAAAAGTTTTTTCACCTTTTTAAGGAGATATTAGACCAATCCCCTCCTGAATACAGATACAGTGTTGAACAGGCTATAGATAAGTTCACTATCTATGCTTCCATCAATGAGTTCGACAAAGCCCATACCCAACTAAACATAGCGAAACAGCGTGGCGCTAATAAAGCCACTTTTATTGAATTTCAAGCCTATTTTTTCTTGGCCAGCAATCAATTAGACCTTGCCATAAGCACCTACCAAAAAGCGTTATCTCTGAGGCCAAGTACAAAACTATTATATAACTTAGCACTCAGTTATTGGTGGCAAAGTGATTCAAAACACACTAAAAAAACCTTAAAAACTCTACTTTCAATCAATCCAAAACACTATTTTGCCAATCAACTACTAGCTGATATTTCACTTATCGAGGGAGACTTAGAGCAAGCAATAGCGCTTTATCGTCCCTTAGTGGCAACAAACCATCAAAGTATTGATTTCAGTAACCTTGGACTTAGTTACGCCTTATCAGGCCAATACCAACAAGCACTGCAAATGGCTCAGTTAGCGGTAGATACCAGCCCCAACCACCCAAACTGGATATTAAACTTGGCCGATATTCAATTGATCTTAGGTAAAACAAACCAAGCCCATGTCCACTACCAACAGGTGTTGAATTTAAATCAGGGATTAGAAACTCGAAGTGCTCGGCTACAAAGAGCACAAGCTTATGTTCATATAGGAGAGCACCGAGCGGCAATTAAGGCATTAAATCAATTAAAAAAAATATCCACAAATGATGGTGAGGTATTCTTTGTCGCTGCACTCATATACACACGAATCGGTGAACATATCTCTGCGCTATCTCAGGTCGAAGAAGCACTCAATTCCAACATAGGCGCAGCCTGGTTTAATCTGCCTTGGTTTGATTCACTCTGTGAAATACCGAAGTTCAACCAACTGCTGGAAGAAGCTGACAAGCTTGAGCGTTGCCAGCTGAAAAATTGA